Proteins found in one Kwoniella bestiolae CBS 10118 chromosome 1, complete sequence genomic segment:
- a CDS encoding 3-methyl-2-oxobutanoate hydroxymethyltransferase → MLPRPARLIHQQKTLLCRTSRKFTSTSIVHPQGQVVHHIPSTSIDESFNDLIREDDMGMGMGPSRSIKPGKSKGKGRMHDLEVVDHDHSSPSGNLDFHKFGVIQHEPPSHQYRLGDDEGEGEYLHERREERRSPAAVLGSKRIGVVVLPEALKNGIQRQIDLLDNPRTLRQSYLDLPSSPSQKTREEKVDHRSSKPRKTVESELAKAAGILPGEYGVIRNILEEMDRRLGTGWLERVTQEGEITEVVEFSGGLGAGLWATVETLKDTSSAENLRIQLVHSSRHGLDLAKKITEDIPEQAAEILYNRKHHSYPSPPALALSTFLLSTLPTQPSQQSHLLQLLSLNSPYIILVDRSTPAGWQAISHARSFLLDQSTPENPLHVIAPCPHDGVCPLASTDDKCSFSQRLQRPSFVRKTKHSSRGEEDTGYCYVVLARGERPVSGLSDEVQLQGMLKSALGRMGGVGKEEAEKARLKKAGRSVLREIEGHEGILEVVNLPEYDGSHHQHVPASSNAADKEDLQKVLTNEAYSWPRLVAPPMKRSGHVTMDACCPDGNIQRLTFSKSHSKQGYHDARKSSWGDIFPHTPKATPVVRTRGVRRLSKPVNDDQVLHDLTAALREEGSELDNSVLEDDLVELEKLGINIPRAEVVQEAEGDYPVSGNKSNSGENGPFGSAGQRRHFASMSVRRPIVQVSAVGLSPSLQSRHMSARPPPRAKVTLSTLEKLSMAKTPITVLTAYDFPTALLSESCGVDMTLVGDSLSQVCLGHTSTTEITLDEIIHHAKAVTKGAKTPFVFADLPFGSFEVSLEDGVRNVIRLVKESGIDGVKIEGGLEIIPLVKRLSEIGIPVMPHLGLQPQRATYLSGYLVQGRTSQSAYEICNTAKAMQDAGAFAVLLEAIPDKVARRITEDLDIITIGIGAGNGTNGQVLVITDVLGTYAEEPQEEIDIVEPATQLALNDVSIPSTPSVASDLTTTTSATNVNGAPEKGGDDIAMLEPPKKSLNSPKFVRHFGNIGELSRRVIKSYLKAVREGDFPNASESYGMKKDQWEGFLRLLEGNK, encoded by the exons ATGTTACCTCGACCAGCACGACTGATACATCAGCAAAAAACCTTATTATGTCGTACATCTCGAAaattcacctccacttcgaTTGTCCACCCACAAGGTCAAGTCGTCCATCACATACCTTCAACATCCATCGATGAAAGCTTCAACGATCTGATCagggaagatgatatggggatgggaatgggacCTAGCAGAAGCATAAAACCTGGTAAATCGAAAGGGAAAGGTAGAATGCATGATCTAGAGGTGGTCGACCATGATCATTCGTCACCATCGGGCAATCTGGATTTTCACAAGTTTGGGGTAATACAACACGAACCACCCAGTCATCAATATAGGTTAGGAGacgatgaaggagaaggagagtatCTGCatgagagaagggaagagaggagatcaCCTGCCGCTGTGTTGGGCAGTAAGAGGATCGGAGTGGTGGTGCTGCCGGAAGCGCTGAAGAATGGTATACAGCGTCAGATAGATT TGTTGGACAATCCCCGTACACTCCGTCAGTCTTATCTCgacctcccctcctcaccgTCCCAAAAGACacgagaagagaaagtagaTCATCGATCGAGTAAACCTAGAAAAACAGTCGAGAGCGAACTTGCCAAAGCTGCTGGTATATTACCTGGTGAATATGGTGTAATTCGGAATATCCTTGAAGAAATGGATAGAAGGCTGGGTACCGGATGGCTGGAGAGAGTCACCCAGGAAGGCGAAATTACAGAGGTCGTCGAATTCTCTGGAGGTTTAGGAGCGGGTTTGTG GGCCACGGTAGAGACACTGAAGGATACTTCCTCTGCTGAAAATCTTAGGATCCAGCTTGTACACTCCTCCAGACACGGGTTGGATCTCGCCAAGAAGATCACGGAAG ATATCCCTGAGCAGGCCGCTGAGATACTCTACAACCGAAAGCACCACTCGTATCCATCACCA CCTGCACTCGCCCTCtcaacattcctcctctccactcTTCCCACTCAGCCGTCACAGCAATCTCACCTACTCCAACTCCTATCGCTAAATTCTCCTTACATCATCCTTGTCGACCGTTCTACACCAGCAGGATGGCAAGCTATCTCTCATGCTCGGTCGTTCCTACTTGACCAATCGACACCTGAGAACCCCTTACATGTCATAGCTCCTTGTCCTCATGACGGTGTATGTCCGTTGGCTTCGACAGACGACAAGTGCAGCTTCAGTCAACGACTTCAGCGTCCATCCTTCGTTAGGAAGACCAAACATTCCAGtcgaggtgaagaggatacCGGATATTGCTATGTGGTACTAGCCAGAGGAGAACGCCCGGTTTCAGGGTTATCAGATGAGGTGCAACTTCAAGGTATGCTAAAGAGCGCTTTAGGGAGGATGGGCGGAGTaggaaaggaagaagctgaaaaggCTAGGCTGAAGAAGGCTGGTAGGAGTGTTCTGAGAGAAATCGAAGGGCATGAGGGGATACTGGAAGTGGTGAATCTGCCGGAATACGATGggtctcatcatcaacacgTACCGGCTTCCTCAAATGCGGCAGATAAGGAGGATTTGCAGAAGGTTTTAACGAATGAGGCGTACTCTTGGCCGAGACTTGTTGCTCCGCCTATGAAGAGGAGTGGTCATGTCACGATGGATGCTTGTTGTCCTGATG GTAACATCCAACGACTCACTTTTTCCAAATCCCACTCCAAGCAGGGATACCATGATGCCAGAAAATCCTCATGGGGCGATATTTTCCCTCATACGCCTAAAGCTACACCTGTAGTCAGAACTAGAGGTGTTAGAAGATTGAGTAAACCGGTCAACGATGATCAGGTATTGCACGATTTGACTGCTGCATTGCGTGAAGAAGGTTCAGAATTGGATAATTCGGTTCTCGAAGACGACTTGGTGGAATTGGAGAAATTAGGAATCAATATCCCTCGAGCCGAAGTTGTGCAGGAGGCTGAAGGCGACTACCCGGTCTCTGGCAACAAGTCAAATTCCGGTGAGAATGGGCCATTTGGATCAGCGGGACAGAGGAGACATTTCGCTTCCATGAGTGTGAGACGACCAATAGTGCAAG TATCAGCTGTTGGTCTctcaccttccctccaatCTCGACATATGTCAGCTCGACCTCCTCCCAGGGCCAAAGTCACATTATCAACATTGGAGAAGCTTTCTATGGCCAAGACACCCATCACCGTCCTCACAGCATATGATTTCCCTACTGCCCTGCTCTCCGAGTCATGCGGAGTAGACATGACCCTGGTCGGAGACTCACTATCCCAAGTATGTCTAGGGCACACATCGACGACGGAGATCACCTTAgacgagatcatccaccacGCCAAAGCAGTGACGAAGGGAGCCAAAACGCCCTTTGTGTTTGCTGATCTCCCATTTGGATCATTCGAAGTATCGCTCGAAGATGGTGTAAGGAATGTGATACGGCTAGTCAAAGAATCTGGGATTGATGGAGTGAAGATCGAAGGTGGATTAGAGATTATACCGCTCGTCAAGAGATTAAGTGAAATTGGGATACCTGTAATGCCTCATTTGGGCTTACAGCCCCAACGAGCTACTTACCTATCTGGTTACTTGGTTCAGGGACGGACATCTCAATCCGCATATGAGATTTGCAATACTGCCAAAGCGATGCAAGACGCCGGTGCGTTCGCGGTCTTGTTGGAAGCTATACCCGATAAGGTCGCCAGGAGAATCACAGAAGATCTAGATATCATCACTATTGGAATCGGTGCAGGAAACGGTACGAATGGGCAAGTCTTGGTCATAACCGACGTACTAGGTACATATGCCGAAGAACCTCAAGAGGAAATCGACATAGTCGAACCTGCTACTCAACTAGCTCTGAACGACGTTAGTATCCCCTCTACCCCTTCCGTCGCCTCCGATCTGACTACGACAACATCCGCGACCAACGTCAACGGTGCTCCAGAGAAAGGAGGTGACGATATCGCGATGTTGGAACCACCTAAGAAATCATTGAATTCGCCCAAGTTCGTTAGACATTTTGGTAATATCGGGGAACTTTCTCGTAGAGTGATCAAAAGTTATTTGAAAGCTGTGAGAGAAGGGGATTTCCCAAATGCAAGTGAGAGTTATGGGATGAAGAAAGATCAGTGGGAGGGGTTCCTGAGATTGCTCGAGGGGAACAAGTAG
- a CDS encoding dimethyladenosine transferase yields the protein MPKATTSTFRVQPTSAAQRPNKKNGESSSSASAAGGAARNHLFDTARFGQHILTNPLVAQGIVDKANLKPTDIVLEVGPGTGNLTVRILAACRKVVAVEMDPRMAAEVQKRVLGKPEQKKLEVMIGDFVKADLPYFDVCISNTPYQISSPLVFKLLSHRPIPHCAVLMFQREFALRLVASAGSKLWGRLAANVQLYARVEHIMKVGKGNFRPPPQVESSVVRIMPRDPPPPVKFEEFDGLNRVIFSRMNKTVRANFKAKGVAELIERNYKTWCAENGVIIEDGFDIREKIDTILLDSGYADNRAAKMDVDDLLKLLAAFNVEGM from the exons ATGCCCAAAGCCACCACATCGACCTTCCGAGTCCAGCCCACCTCAGCGGCCCAACGCCCCAACAAGAAGAATGGTgaatcctcttcttcagcttcagcggCCGGGGGAGCAGCGAGGAATCACTTGTTCGATACTGCTAGGTTTGGGCAACATATCTTGACGAACCCGTTGGTTGCGCAGGG GATCGTTGATAAGGCGAACCTGAAACCCACCGATATAGTCCTTGAAGTAGGTCCCGGTACGGGTAATTTGACTGTCAGGATCCTGGCGGCATGTAGGAAGGTAGTGGCTGTTGAGATGGATCCTAGGATGGCGGCTGAGGTTCAAAAGAGGGTTTTGGGCAA ACCCGAGCAGAAAAAGTTGGAAGTGATGATTGGGGATTTCGTTAAAGCGGATTTACCGTATTTCGACGTTTGTATTTCGAATACTCCatatcag ATCTCGTCCCCGCTAGTATTCAAACTCCTCTCACACCGACCGATCCCCCACTGCGCAGTACTGATGTTCCAGCGTGAATTTGCGCTCCGTCTCGTAGCCTCAGCCGGATCCAAGCTATGGGGAAGACTCGCAGCCAACGTACAGCTCTATGCGAGGGTAGAACACATAATGAAAGTTGGCAAAGGCAATTTCCGACCACCCCCACAAGTGGAATCCTCAGTCGTGCGAATCATGCCGAGAGATCCACCGCCGCCAGTGAAGTTTGAGgaatttgatggattgaaTAGAGTGATCTTTAGTAGGATGAATAAGACTGTTAGGGCGAATTTCAAGGCCAAGGGCGTGGCGGAGCTGATAGAGAGGAATTATAAGACTTGGTGTGCTGAGAATGGAGTT ATTATCGAAGATGGCTTTGATATTAGAGAAAAGATAGATACGATCTTATTGGATTCGGGCTATGCGGATAATCGAGCTGCCAAGATGGATGTGGACGATCTGTTGAA GCTATTGGCTGCTTTCAATGTTGAgggaatgtga